The following are from one region of the Chitinophagaceae bacterium genome:
- a CDS encoding aromatic amino acid ammonia-lyase — protein sequence MNNIVLNGENLSLEKVIKIAIAEERVSIDTSRLQKSKDYIYQKVKEKKIIYGITTGFGSNVDKSISIEESQLLQIPLLRSHACGVGKNFSTEIVRAIMVIRLNTLLKGYSGVQESTVRQLEFFLNEKIHPLIPEQGSVGASGDLCPLSHMGLALIGEGEVEYKGTPYKTQDLINANTIPRFVPIVLGYKEALALNNGTTVIAAVGVIALYKALRILKNATFSSAFVFEGLCARKDAFAYAKIHEIRNHKGQTEIARWLTHLLKESEYINISQKEILQHLVDNEKIPSPLLKELSEISRKEKDTQEQIPQHILDAIKVYGSNEVSILLHFAKRKWKPQDAYSIRCIPQVLGASKTAIDHALFLLENELNAAVDNPLIFAEDNRVISGGNFHGQPIALVMDYVKLALAEIGNIMERQINKMVDSHTNDFLPRFLTSATGVNNGVMILQYVAASLVSENKVLVHPASADSIPTCENTEDHVSMGTIAARQALEIAHNIEKIIAINFIVGFYALTIRREQFAEVKLQRNNAIATNKLYDLLKTINPPFQEPSFWKTDRFFSPEIKQIIENMDTIEKLADEMLPLMN from the coding sequence ATGAATAATATAGTATTAAATGGAGAGAATCTTTCTTTAGAAAAAGTTATAAAAATTGCTATTGCAGAAGAACGGGTATCTATAGACACTAGTAGATTACAAAAAAGCAAAGATTATATATATCAGAAAGTAAAAGAGAAAAAAATTATATATGGTATTACTACAGGTTTTGGTTCTAACGTAGATAAATCAATAAGCATAGAAGAATCACAATTATTACAGATACCACTCCTTCGTTCTCACGCATGTGGGGTTGGAAAAAACTTTTCTACAGAAATAGTTCGAGCAATAATGGTAATCCGCCTCAATACTTTACTTAAAGGATACTCGGGAGTGCAAGAATCTACGGTGAGACAATTAGAATTTTTTTTAAACGAAAAAATACATCCTCTCATACCTGAACAAGGATCCGTAGGTGCAAGTGGGGATCTTTGTCCACTTTCTCACATGGGGCTAGCCCTTATTGGAGAAGGAGAAGTAGAATATAAAGGAACTCCCTATAAAACCCAAGACCTCATCAACGCAAATACAATTCCACGATTTGTTCCCATTGTTTTAGGATATAAAGAAGCATTAGCATTAAATAATGGAACTACGGTAATAGCAGCTGTAGGTGTTATTGCATTGTATAAAGCATTAAGAATACTCAAAAATGCTACTTTTTCTTCAGCGTTTGTATTTGAAGGGTTATGTGCAAGAAAAGACGCATTTGCTTATGCAAAAATCCATGAAATAAGAAATCATAAAGGACAAACCGAAATTGCTCGTTGGCTTACTCATCTTTTAAAAGAATCTGAATACATAAATATCTCCCAAAAAGAAATTCTGCAGCACCTCGTAGATAATGAAAAAATCCCAAGTCCTTTACTAAAAGAACTATCAGAGATTAGTAGAAAAGAAAAAGATACTCAAGAACAAATTCCCCAGCATATTTTAGATGCTATAAAAGTATATGGAAGTAATGAAGTATCTATTCTCTTACATTTTGCAAAAAGAAAATGGAAACCACAAGATGCCTATTCTATCAGATGCATCCCTCAAGTTTTAGGTGCGAGTAAAACAGCCATAGACCACGCACTTTTTCTATTAGAAAACGAATTAAATGCAGCGGTAGATAATCCTCTTATTTTTGCAGAAGACAATAGAGTTATTTCAGGCGGTAATTTTCACGGGCAACCCATTGCATTGGTAATGGATTATGTAAAACTTGCTCTTGCAGAAATAGGAAATATTATGGAAAGACAAATAAACAAAATGGTGGACTCCCATACCAATGATTTTCTGCCCCGATTCCTTACTTCTGCTACGGGAGTAAATAATGGAGTGATGATTCTGCAATATGTAGCCGCTTCTTTAGTGTCAGAAAATAAAGTTTTGGTGCATCCTGCTTCTGCGGACTCTATACCTACTTGTGAAAATACAGAAGACCACGTAAGTATGGGAACTATTGCCGCTAGACAGGCATTAGAAATAGCACACAATATAGAAAAAATAATTGCTATCAATTTTATCGTCGGTTTTTATGCTCTTACCATTAGAAGAGAGCAATTTGCGGAGGTAAAACTTCAAAGAAACAATGCTATCGCTACTAATAAACTCTATGATCTTCTCAAAACCATAAATCCTCCTTTTCAAGAACCATCTTTTTGGAAAACAGATAGATTTTTTTCTCCCGAAATAAAACAAATAATAGAAAATATGGATACTATTGAAAAATTGGCAGATGAAATGTTGCCTCTTATGAATTAA
- the pdxA gene encoding 4-hydroxythreonine-4-phosphate dehydrogenase PdxA, whose product MTTEKKIPIVGITIGDINGIGPEIIIKSLLDERILDFFTPVIYGSEEIFDHYMKILNISHFRLHNIETITNISPGKIYIINTQNRKIHIQTGKESQEAGKYALSSLQKAVHDLKNKYIDAIVTAPISKQSMQSDEFSFPGHTEYLAEAFQCNNYIMMMVSAFMKIGLVTGHIPIQQVSQKLTKELVKHKIKIMYNTLQEDFLIARPTISVLGLNPHCGEKGLLGNEEKNIIEPAILELKEENYTVFGPFPSDGFFGNLLYKKYDGIVAMYHDQALIPFKMLSFETGVNYTAGMPYIRTSPDHGTAFSIAGKNIASELSFREAMFLATKLSTNRKEIKSEKKRTTPLSL is encoded by the coding sequence ATGACAACCGAAAAAAAAATACCTATTGTAGGTATTACCATAGGAGATATAAATGGAATAGGACCAGAAATCATAATAAAATCTCTCTTAGACGAACGTATATTAGATTTTTTTACACCCGTTATCTATGGGTCTGAAGAAATATTTGATCATTACATGAAAATATTAAATATCTCGCACTTCCGTTTACATAACATAGAAACCATAACAAATATATCTCCTGGTAAAATATATATTATAAACACTCAAAACAGAAAAATACATATTCAAACAGGAAAAGAATCCCAAGAAGCAGGAAAGTACGCCCTTAGTTCTCTCCAAAAAGCTGTCCATGACCTGAAAAATAAATATATAGATGCAATCGTAACAGCACCTATATCAAAACAAAGCATGCAATCTGATGAATTTTCTTTTCCTGGCCATACAGAATACTTAGCAGAAGCATTTCAATGTAATAATTATATAATGATGATGGTAAGCGCATTTATGAAAATAGGATTAGTAACAGGGCACATCCCTATCCAACAAGTTTCTCAAAAACTTACCAAAGAATTAGTGAAACATAAAATAAAAATTATGTATAACACACTCCAAGAGGACTTTCTTATAGCAAGACCTACTATATCTGTTTTAGGACTCAACCCTCACTGCGGCGAAAAAGGACTACTCGGTAACGAAGAAAAAAATATTATAGAACCGGCTATTTTAGAACTCAAAGAAGAAAATTATACAGTGTTTGGACCATTCCCCTCCGACGGATTTTTTGGAAATCTTTTATACAAAAAATACGATGGTATTGTAGCAATGTATCACGACCAAGCACTTATTCCTTTTAAAATGCTTTCCTTTGAAACAGGCGTTAACTATACAGCAGGAATGCCTTATATAAGAACTTCTCCTGACCATGGAACTGCTTTTTCTATCGCCGGAAAAAATATTGCATCCGAACTATCTTTTAGAGAAGCAATGTTTCTTGCCACCAAACTATCAACAAACAGAAAAGAAATAAAATCTGAAAAAAAAAGAACAACACCACTCTCTCTCTAA
- a CDS encoding cbb3-type cytochrome c oxidase subunit I has translation MDHKIQHSDEHHGDGEHHEQSFIFKYIFSTDHKVIAKQFLISGIFWAIIGGMFSVIFRLQLGFPDADLGWLRPLLGKWITENGKLDSEFYLALVTMHGTIMVFFVLTAGLSGTFSNFLIPLQIGARDMASGFLNMLSYWFFFLSSVVMFISLFIETGPASAGWTVYPPLSALETAISGSGLGMTLWLVSMVFFIVSSLLGGINYITTVINLRTEGMYFTRMPLTIWAFFFTAIIGVLSFPVLFSAALLLVFDRSFGTSFYLSDIYIGGEALSHVGGSPILYQHLFWFLGHPEVYIVLLPALGITSEIISTNSRKPIFGYKAMIFSMLAITVLSFIVWAHHMFVSGLSPFLGTVFTILTLIIAVPSAVKAFNYITTLWKGNIIFTPAMLFSIGLVSFFISGGLTGLILGNSAIDINLHDTYFVVAHFHLVMGSASFFGMVAGVYHWFPKMFGRTMNETLGYIHFWITFIGIYLVFFPLHYIGIAGFPRRYYSFTNFDAFQGFTDLNTFVSTAAIITFAAQFIFVFNFFYSIFNGKKASLNPWKSNTLEWTTPRILGHGNWIGNIPKVYRWAYDYSKPGAKEDFIPQTVSLKDTPESNLPHEAESIKNKHE, from the coding sequence ATGGATCATAAAATACAACACAGCGATGAGCATCATGGGGATGGGGAACACCATGAACAAAGTTTTATATTTAAGTATATTTTTTCTACAGACCATAAAGTTATAGCAAAACAGTTTTTAATATCGGGGATTTTTTGGGCAATAATTGGTGGGATGTTTTCTGTTATTTTTAGGTTACAGTTAGGATTTCCTGATGCTGATTTAGGATGGCTCAGACCTCTTCTGGGAAAATGGATAACAGAAAATGGAAAATTAGATTCAGAGTTTTACTTAGCATTGGTAACAATGCATGGGACTATAATGGTATTTTTTGTATTAACTGCAGGATTGAGTGGTACTTTTAGTAATTTTTTAATACCTCTTCAGATAGGAGCGAGAGATATGGCATCTGGATTTTTAAATATGCTTTCTTATTGGTTTTTCTTTCTTTCCAGTGTTGTTATGTTTATTTCCTTATTCATTGAAACAGGACCAGCTTCTGCTGGATGGACAGTATACCCACCACTCAGTGCTTTAGAAACCGCTATATCTGGTTCCGGATTAGGTATGACGCTTTGGTTAGTTTCTATGGTATTTTTCATTGTATCATCTTTATTAGGAGGTATAAATTATATAACTACTGTAATAAATTTGAGAACTGAAGGGATGTACTTTACCCGTATGCCGCTTACTATTTGGGCTTTTTTCTTCACTGCCATTATAGGAGTACTCTCATTTCCTGTGCTTTTTTCAGCTGCATTATTATTAGTTTTTGACAGGTCTTTCGGTACCAGTTTTTATCTTTCAGATATTTATATAGGAGGAGAAGCATTATCACACGTCGGAGGAAGCCCTATTTTATACCAACATTTATTTTGGTTTTTAGGACACCCCGAAGTGTATATAGTTTTGTTACCCGCATTAGGTATAACTTCTGAAATTATTTCCACTAATTCTCGTAAACCTATTTTTGGATACAAAGCAATGATATTCTCTATGCTCGCAATAACTGTACTTTCTTTTATTGTTTGGGCACATCACATGTTTGTTTCTGGGCTAAGTCCATTTTTAGGTACCGTATTTACCATACTCACCCTCATAATTGCTGTTCCCAGCGCCGTAAAAGCATTTAACTATATCACCACCCTCTGGAAAGGAAATATAATATTTACTCCCGCAATGCTTTTTTCTATTGGATTAGTATCATTCTTTATATCAGGCGGATTAACAGGACTTATTTTAGGAAATTCCGCAATAGATATTAATTTGCACGACACTTATTTTGTAGTCGCACACTTTCACTTAGTTATGGGAAGTGCCTCTTTTTTTGGAATGGTAGCAGGAGTGTATCATTGGTTCCCTAAAATGTTTGGAAGAACAATGAATGAAACATTAGGATATATTCATTTTTGGATTACTTTTATAGGTATATACCTTGTATTTTTTCCTCTTCATTATATAGGAATAGCTGGATTTCCTCGAAGGTACTATTCTTTTACAAATTTTGATGCTTTCCAAGGATTTACTGATCTCAATACTTTTGTAAGCACCGCAGCTATTATTACATTTGCAGCACAGTTTATTTTTGTATTCAACTTCTTTTATAGTATCTTTAATGGAAAAAAAGCATCCCTTAACCCTTGGAAAAGTAATACATTAGAGTGGACAACTCCACGTATTTTAGGTCACGGGAATTGGATAGGAAATATTCCCAAAGTATATAGATGGGCTTATGACTACAGTAAACCCGGTGCAAAAGAAGACTTTATACCACAAACAGTATCTCTGAAAGATACACCCGAATCCAATCTCCCACATGAAGCAGAAAGCATCAAAAATAAACACGAATAA
- the alaS gene encoding alanine--tRNA ligase, with the protein MKASDIRNKFLHFFEKKGHKIVPSAPIVIHNDPTLMFTNAGMNQFKDYFLGNKIPIAKRMVDTQKCLRVSGKHNDLEEVGLDTYHHTMFEMLGNWSFGDYFKEEAIQWGWELLTEVYKLPKERLYATVFGGDIAEKLEQDTEAYTLWKKYLPAERILFGSKKDNFWEMGETGPCGPCSEIHIDLRSENDRKNISGESLVNTGNPLVVEIWNLVFIQYNRNSQGLLLPLPEKHVDTGMGLERLVMAIQSQQSNYDTDIFQGMIQHIAQKACILYGKNTQKDIAIRVISDHIRAISFTIADGQIPSNNKAGYVVRRILRRAVRYGYTFLEFHEPFLHTLVPLLAIQFEEVFPELKAQQDFVMKVIAEEENSFLRTLHKGLKKIDIVKEQMHIISGEVAFELYDTYGFPFDLTCLIARENNLSVDEEGFKTQMQIQKERSKKASKMNTSDWNIVKDNIELSVFVGYDTLETVSHIIQYREVQEKNKKYFQIVLDKTPFYAESGGQMGDTGSLITSKKNIPVFNTKKENELIIHYTDEIPENISEPITCRVDKNKRMLTENNHTATHLLHAALRKLIGQHVQQKGSLVDEHILRFDFSHFSKLTAEDIKNVERLVNEKIRENIPLDEKRNIPIQKAKEMGAMALFGEKYGDNVRVITFDAKFSVELCGGTHVKNTGQIGLFKIRYESSVAAGVRRIEATTAQNSINRIEEQESVLQNLQALLQNPKDMVKTITEIIQEKNTLQKQVEHYKQQDIAVLKISLKKNIKLLHNTSVIIETISISDRESLKNLSFQMKQEIPSLILILFANIEQKPYMSILFSDDVMQKYKLNANAMVKEFASVIDGNGGGQAFFSTAEGKNISGMPILKQKIEYFINKALL; encoded by the coding sequence ATGAAAGCATCAGATATTAGAAATAAATTTCTCCATTTTTTTGAAAAAAAAGGGCATAAAATAGTCCCTTCGGCCCCCATTGTTATTCATAATGACCCAACCCTTATGTTTACAAATGCGGGTATGAACCAATTTAAAGATTATTTTTTGGGAAATAAAATACCCATAGCAAAACGAATGGTAGATACTCAAAAATGCTTGAGAGTTTCGGGGAAACATAATGATTTAGAAGAAGTAGGACTGGATACATATCACCATACTATGTTTGAAATGTTGGGAAATTGGTCTTTCGGAGATTATTTCAAAGAAGAAGCAATCCAATGGGGATGGGAACTACTCACAGAAGTTTATAAACTACCAAAAGAACGACTCTACGCCACAGTATTCGGAGGGGATATTGCTGAAAAATTGGAACAAGATACAGAAGCATATACTCTCTGGAAAAAATACCTCCCAGCCGAAAGAATATTATTCGGTTCTAAAAAAGATAATTTTTGGGAAATGGGTGAAACAGGACCCTGCGGACCCTGCTCCGAAATACATATAGACCTCAGGTCAGAAAACGATAGAAAAAACATATCGGGAGAAAGCTTAGTAAATACGGGAAACCCATTAGTAGTAGAGATATGGAATCTTGTCTTTATACAATATAATAGAAACTCTCAAGGACTTCTCTTACCTCTCCCCGAAAAACACGTAGACACAGGAATGGGATTAGAGCGTTTAGTTATGGCAATTCAATCGCAACAATCCAATTACGATACAGATATTTTTCAAGGGATGATACAACATATTGCCCAAAAAGCGTGCATCCTCTACGGAAAAAATACCCAAAAAGACATAGCTATAAGAGTTATCAGTGACCATATAAGGGCTATTTCTTTTACAATAGCTGATGGGCAAATTCCTTCAAACAACAAAGCTGGATATGTTGTCAGAAGAATCCTGCGAAGAGCAGTCCGATACGGCTACACTTTTTTAGAATTTCACGAACCGTTTCTGCACACTCTTGTTCCTTTGCTCGCAATCCAATTTGAAGAAGTTTTTCCCGAACTAAAAGCCCAACAGGACTTTGTGATGAAGGTTATTGCAGAAGAGGAAAATTCTTTTTTAAGAACTCTCCATAAAGGATTAAAAAAAATAGATATTGTGAAAGAACAAATGCACATTATTTCAGGTGAAGTTGCTTTTGAGCTCTACGATACATACGGATTTCCATTTGATCTTACTTGCCTTATCGCAAGAGAAAATAATCTATCTGTGGATGAAGAAGGATTTAAAACCCAAATGCAAATTCAAAAAGAAAGGTCTAAAAAAGCATCTAAAATGAATACTTCTGATTGGAATATAGTAAAAGATAATATAGAACTGTCTGTATTTGTAGGGTATGATACCTTAGAAACGGTTTCTCATATTATCCAATACAGAGAAGTTCAAGAAAAAAATAAAAAATATTTTCAAATAGTTTTGGATAAAACCCCATTTTATGCCGAAAGTGGTGGACAAATGGGAGATACTGGATCACTCATAACTTCCAAAAAAAATATACCCGTTTTCAATACCAAAAAAGAAAACGAACTTATCATTCATTATACCGATGAAATACCCGAAAACATTAGCGAACCCATTACCTGCCGAGTGGATAAAAACAAAAGAATGCTCACAGAAAATAATCATACTGCGACACATCTTTTGCATGCTGCCCTTCGAAAACTTATTGGACAGCACGTACAACAAAAAGGGTCTTTGGTAGATGAACATATTCTCAGATTTGATTTTTCACATTTTTCAAAACTCACAGCAGAGGATATAAAAAATGTAGAGCGACTGGTAAATGAAAAAATAAGAGAAAATATTCCTTTAGATGAAAAAAGAAATATACCGATTCAAAAAGCAAAAGAGATGGGGGCAATGGCACTCTTTGGAGAAAAGTACGGAGATAACGTGCGAGTAATAACTTTTGATGCAAAGTTTTCTGTGGAACTTTGTGGTGGAACTCATGTAAAAAATACGGGACAAATTGGTCTTTTTAAAATAAGATATGAAAGTTCCGTTGCCGCAGGAGTAAGAAGAATAGAAGCCACAACCGCTCAAAACTCTATCAATAGAATAGAAGAACAAGAATCGGTACTGCAAAATTTACAAGCACTTTTGCAAAATCCCAAAGATATGGTAAAAACAATAACCGAAATAATACAAGAGAAAAATACTTTGCAAAAACAAGTAGAACATTACAAACAGCAAGATATTGCGGTTCTCAAAATATCTCTGAAAAAGAACATAAAACTGCTTCATAATACTTCTGTAATTATAGAAACCATATCTATATCTGATAGAGAATCTCTGAAAAATCTTTCTTTTCAAATGAAGCAAGAAATACCATCGCTTATACTCATTCTCTTTGCAAATATAGAGCAAAAACCTTATATGAGTATTCTTTTTTCTGATGATGTAATGCAAAAATATAAGCTGAATGCGAATGCAATGGTGAAAGAATTTGCTTCTGTCATAGATGGAAACGGAGGAGGGCAAGCTTTTTTTTCTACAGCGGAGGGGAAAAATATAAGTGGTATGCCTATTCTCAAACAAAAAATAGAATATTTTATAAATAAAGCTCTTTTATAA
- a CDS encoding thymidine kinase, whose product MFLETKLKDMGHEKKHAHHYSGWIEIVCGPMFSGKTEELIRRLNRSIIAGQTVKIFKPEIDIRYDEHFIVSHNNRKIESISVKKASEIIPLSEECQVVGIDEAQFFDKEIVSVCSDLANSQKRVIVAGLDMDFLGNPFGQMPILMSISEYVTKIQAICMKCGEVASYSFRFVAKKEKIMLGATDAYQARCRKCFYEDISHEN is encoded by the coding sequence ATGTTTTTAGAAACCAAACTAAAAGATATGGGGCATGAAAAAAAACATGCACACCACTATAGTGGATGGATAGAAATCGTATGCGGTCCTATGTTTTCCGGAAAAACTGAAGAACTCATAAGAAGATTAAACAGATCTATTATAGCAGGGCAAACAGTAAAAATATTTAAACCCGAAATAGATATTCGTTACGACGAACATTTTATTGTTTCCCACAATAATAGAAAAATAGAATCTATTAGTGTAAAAAAAGCATCTGAAATTATACCATTATCAGAAGAATGTCAAGTAGTAGGTATAGACGAAGCACAATTTTTTGATAAAGAAATAGTCTCAGTTTGTTCTGATCTGGCAAATTCTCAGAAAAGAGTCATAGTAGCGGGATTAGATATGGATTTTTTAGGTAACCCTTTCGGGCAAATGCCCATCCTTATGTCTATTTCAGAATACGTAACGAAAATTCAAGCAATATGTATGAAATGCGGAGAGGTAGCTTCATATTCTTTCAGATTTGTTGCTAAAAAAGAAAAAATAATGTTGGGAGCAACAGACGCATACCAAGCAAGGTGCAGAAAATGCTTTTACGAAGATATTTCACATGAAAATTAA
- a CDS encoding carboxypeptidase-like regulatory domain-containing protein, with the protein MLSYRVFFLSLLFVNQNIFAQEKNIHGNILTTTKKPLPNVTISTQDPKIIIAVSDSSGYFLIKKQIPIPTTLIFQHVGYYEKKLFYNGNSPIEVILEEETKILSDVDIESTKERNQTQNFLEINPKMILEIPAPTLDISRLLATLPGVVVTSELSSVYSVRGGSYDENLVYVNDIPVYRPFLVKSGQQEGLSFVNLDMTSSVYFSAGGWQAKYGDKMASVLNVTYKKPTKQSASVSLGLLGSNAYWGGNIKNISILIGFRYKDTRYLLNTLPTQGQYLPRFFDIQSFISLPQKKVNARYRYQLSFLNMYAQNKYFTKPENEAVEFGTFYKQVRFEAGFDGQEILQYETMQNAIKWTNWWDEKHKLEVVFSTTYTEEKENIELESGYRLCDVNKNTADSGFNKCLNTIGLGTQYKHSRNSLKALFINTDTRYSLFWNSQHTSEMGVEFKNEKLDDLIDEYTFQDSADFAKITQKIGSNISLNNFHYTFYIQHNIQLEDHSFHIGIRNSFSTFTNQLLISPRIQYTYNFGNKKSYSIGISTGVYQQPPLYREMRRYDGSINRQIKAQESYHGIINLQKYFKWKNKNFKIITESYCKYLNNLIPYDIENINLRYFGENTATGWAYGVDFRINGEFIAGTDSWLSIGILKTTENLFNDKRGQIRRPTDQRVTVGLFFQDYIPRIPTVKVSLSFLYGTGLPFGPPKNIEYRNSFQGKDYQRLDLGILKIFPLPYPYLKSITISLDILNLIGVNNVISYNWIKDFENNQYAIPNSLSSRFFNFKLSVNF; encoded by the coding sequence ATGCTCTCTTACCGTGTATTTTTTTTATCTCTTCTTTTTGTAAATCAAAATATCTTTGCCCAAGAAAAAAATATACATGGAAACATACTCACAACCACAAAAAAACCTCTCCCTAATGTAACTATTAGTACACAAGACCCCAAAATAATAATTGCAGTATCTGATTCTTCTGGTTATTTTCTCATAAAAAAACAAATCCCCATTCCAACCACTCTTATTTTTCAACATGTAGGATATTATGAAAAAAAACTTTTTTATAATGGAAACAGCCCCATAGAAGTAATATTAGAAGAAGAAACAAAAATTTTGTCCGATGTAGATATAGAATCTACGAAAGAAAGGAATCAAACACAAAATTTTTTAGAAATAAACCCCAAAATGATTTTAGAAATACCCGCCCCTACTCTTGATATTTCACGCCTATTAGCTACTTTACCAGGAGTTGTCGTTACCAGTGAACTCAGCTCCGTATATTCTGTAAGAGGAGGAAGCTATGATGAAAATTTAGTATATGTAAATGATATTCCTGTGTATAGACCATTTTTAGTAAAATCAGGACAACAAGAAGGCTTAAGTTTTGTAAATTTAGATATGACCTCCTCTGTATATTTTTCAGCAGGAGGATGGCAAGCAAAATATGGAGATAAAATGGCTTCTGTTCTAAATGTTACTTATAAAAAACCCACTAAACAATCTGCATCTGTCTCTTTAGGGCTATTAGGTTCTAACGCCTATTGGGGAGGAAATATAAAAAATATCTCCATACTCATAGGATTCCGTTATAAAGATACTCGCTATCTTTTAAATACTCTCCCCACACAAGGACAGTATCTTCCTCGTTTTTTCGACATACAATCTTTTATTTCCCTCCCCCAAAAGAAGGTAAATGCACGTTATAGATACCAACTCTCTTTCTTAAATATGTATGCCCAAAATAAATATTTTACAAAACCCGAAAACGAAGCCGTAGAATTTGGAACTTTCTATAAACAAGTGAGATTTGAAGCGGGGTTCGATGGACAAGAAATTTTACAATACGAAACCATGCAAAATGCTATCAAATGGACAAATTGGTGGGATGAAAAACATAAATTAGAAGTCGTATTTTCCACAACTTATACAGAAGAAAAAGAAAATATAGAATTAGAATCAGGATACCGCCTTTGCGATGTCAATAAAAACACAGCAGATAGCGGATTCAACAAATGTCTCAATACCATAGGATTAGGAACCCAATACAAACATTCCCGTAATTCTCTCAAAGCCCTTTTCATAAATACAGACACAAGATATTCTCTATTTTGGAACTCCCAACACACCTCCGAAATGGGAGTAGAGTTTAAAAATGAAAAATTGGACGACCTCATAGACGAATATACCTTTCAAGATTCCGCCGATTTTGCAAAAATAACCCAAAAAATTGGATCAAATATATCTCTCAATAATTTCCATTATACCTTTTATATACAACACAACATACAATTAGAGGATCATTCATTTCATATAGGCATACGAAATTCTTTTAGCACATTCACAAATCAACTCCTCATAAGTCCAAGAATCCAATACACATATAATTTCGGAAATAAAAAATCCTATTCCATCGGAATATCCACAGGAGTTTACCAACAACCCCCGCTGTATAGAGAAATGCGAAGATACGACGGCTCTATAAATAGACAAATAAAAGCACAAGAATCTTATCATGGCATCATCAACCTACAAAAATATTTTAAGTGGAAAAATAAAAACTTCAAAATTATTACAGAATCTTATTGCAAATACCTAAACAACCTCATACCTTATGATATAGAAAACATAAATCTCCGCTATTTTGGAGAAAATACTGCTACAGGATGGGCTTATGGAGTTGATTTTAGAATAAATGGAGAATTTATCGCAGGAACAGATTCATGGCTGAGCATCGGAATACTAAAAACTACGGAAAACCTTTTTAATGATAAACGAGGACAAATAAGAAGACCCACAGACCAAAGGGTTACCGTAGGATTATTTTTTCAAGATTACATCCCACGAATTCCCACAGTAAAAGTATCTCTCAGCTTTTTATACGGAACGGGACTCCCCTTCGGCCCCCCAAAAAATATAGAATATAGAAACTCATTCCAAGGAAAAGATTACCAAAGATTAGACCTCGGTATTCTAAAAATATTTCCCCTCCCATACCCCTATCTCAAATCTATAACAATAAGTTTGGATATACTCAACCTCATAGGAGTCAATAATGTCATCTCCTACAACTGGATAAAAGACTTTGAAAATAACCAATATGCGATACCTAACTCTCTCTCTTCTCGATTTTTTAACTTCAAACTATCTGTCAATTTTTAA